One part of the Pseudomonadota bacterium genome encodes these proteins:
- a CDS encoding AAA family ATPase: MVNDSENNWLVNLNRQAGIRRAVILHGDVLDVCYDIASSTYRPILDVVLRTLKDRGFHHVVVWDRFSGVENIASDVWKSMVQEATFGSSSQEDDSDHDYDVGPRDIPTDASAGIIPQNTDDFLAVLYHHMLRPKKERVVFVLDWTQYLFGNANALSEQERQWLLIISKAIRNAPVPTDDVESLKSPSNLVVLLCQRLGAIPPSLYQANPSIQEIVVPSPSRIEREHFLKRSIDKWALRAMPNPGELAFSDFVDALEGMSLRDLQQLVRLSRQVPGDPLTFDRLINLYRYGEQKSPWEDLSRSKLATIRDTLKKRVKGQDESVDKVSRAIIRAFTGLSGLQHSKKQRMPKGTLFFVGPTGVGKTELAKSLAQFLFGDEDACIRFDMSEFNHEHSDQRLVGAPPGYVGYEEGGQLTNAVIKRPFSVLLFDEIEKAHVRILDKFLQILEDGRLTDGKGETVHFSETVIIFTSNIGASEVELQDDQEAVRQQFMEKVKEHFVKVAKRPELLSRLGDNIVPFNFIIGDDFLVSIARAKLQPLRDRLKEKYRITDLAFDDEDKALLALSNSVDRQKGGRGVLIEIVKRIIDPLADFLFMEEDDPTHYAGRSIVVHQAGAEATFVFEVR, translated from the coding sequence ATGGTTAATGATAGTGAGAACAACTGGTTAGTTAACCTGAATCGACAGGCTGGCATCCGTCGGGCGGTCATCCTGCATGGGGATGTTCTGGACGTCTGCTACGACATCGCCAGTTCAACATATCGGCCCATTCTTGATGTTGTGTTGCGCACATTGAAAGATCGTGGATTTCACCATGTGGTTGTGTGGGATCGGTTCTCAGGCGTTGAGAATATCGCTAGCGACGTGTGGAAATCGATGGTTCAAGAAGCTACGTTTGGTTCATCTTCACAGGAAGATGATTCTGATCATGATTATGATGTCGGGCCACGTGACATCCCGACGGATGCAAGCGCTGGTATAATCCCTCAGAATACTGACGATTTTCTGGCTGTCCTTTACCATCACATGTTGCGGCCAAAAAAAGAGCGGGTAGTATTTGTTCTGGACTGGACGCAATACCTTTTTGGTAATGCTAATGCACTATCGGAACAAGAGCGGCAATGGTTGCTTATCATCTCAAAGGCAATTCGCAACGCTCCCGTACCGACCGACGATGTAGAAAGCCTGAAGAGTCCTTCAAATTTGGTCGTTTTGCTGTGTCAAAGGCTGGGCGCTATCCCTCCATCTCTCTACCAGGCGAATCCATCTATTCAAGAAATAGTAGTTCCTTCACCTAGTCGGATAGAGCGGGAACATTTTCTTAAGCGCAGCATCGACAAATGGGCGCTCCGCGCAATGCCAAACCCTGGTGAGTTGGCATTCAGCGATTTTGTTGATGCCTTGGAGGGTATGTCTCTACGCGATCTTCAACAACTTGTACGTCTTTCTCGACAGGTTCCTGGTGACCCACTCACGTTTGATCGTCTTATTAACCTGTACCGCTATGGTGAGCAAAAAAGTCCTTGGGAGGATCTTAGTAGATCAAAGTTGGCGACAATCCGCGACACTCTCAAGAAACGGGTCAAAGGGCAGGATGAATCTGTCGACAAGGTGTCTAGAGCCATTATCAGGGCGTTTACGGGCCTCTCCGGACTTCAGCACTCCAAGAAACAGAGAATGCCGAAGGGGACATTGTTTTTTGTGGGGCCCACCGGAGTAGGTAAGACGGAATTAGCCAAGTCACTTGCACAGTTCTTGTTTGGTGACGAGGACGCATGTATCCGTTTTGATATGTCCGAGTTCAACCACGAACACAGCGATCAACGTCTCGTTGGAGCGCCTCCTGGTTATGTTGGTTACGAGGAAGGCGGCCAACTCACCAATGCAGTCATAAAGCGGCCATTTTCGGTTTTGCTGTTTGACGAAATTGAGAAGGCTCATGTCCGGATTCTCGATAAGTTTCTCCAAATCCTTGAAGATGGAAGGTTGACTGATGGGAAGGGCGAGACTGTTCATTTCTCGGAAACCGTCATTATCTTCACATCAAATATCGGTGCGTCTGAGGTCGAGCTTCAGGATGATCAAGAAGCTGTGCGTCAGCAGTTTATGGAGAAGGTCAAGGAGCACTTTGTCAAAGTAGCTAAGCGTCCAGAACTGCTGAGTCGACTGGGTGACAATATCGTCCCGTTTAATTTCATTATCGGAGACGATTTTCTTGTCTCTATCGCTCGGGCGAAATTACAGCCTCTGCGGGATCGGCTAAAAGAGAAATATCGCATTACTGACCTAGCTTTTGACGATGAAGATAAGGCCCTCTTGGCACTCTCAAACAGTGTGGACCGCCAAAAGGGCGGGCGTGGCGTATTAATCGAGATTGTGAAAAGGATAATTGACCCACTGGCCGATTTTTTGTTTATGGAGGAGGATGATCCGACACACTATGCAGGACGCAGCATTGTTGTTCATCAGGCAGGTGCCGAGGCTACCTTTGTTTTTGAGGTGAGGTAG
- a CDS encoding radical SAM protein: MARLNLADWVDCTEVEGPGKRLALWVQGCLLRCPECCNAHMLEIVPRNVVGTDVVLEWINDAKNLHSIEGVTFLGGEPMLQARGLSEIARGCQDIELSVMTFTGYPLDDLNQNPMPGVSDLLIHTDILVDGPFVLENPERTRNWAGSINQQFHFLSERYKAGIEFDPAYSRGFELRIFDDGRVRTNGWPLGSINRVWTR; the protein is encoded by the coding sequence ATGGCTCGGTTGAATCTTGCGGACTGGGTTGATTGCACAGAGGTTGAAGGACCTGGAAAGCGTCTGGCACTGTGGGTGCAGGGCTGTTTGCTGAGATGCCCGGAATGTTGCAACGCTCATATGCTTGAGATCGTTCCACGCAATGTTGTTGGTACTGATGTTGTTTTGGAGTGGATCAATGATGCGAAGAATTTGCACTCCATTGAAGGTGTTACTTTTCTTGGTGGCGAGCCGATGTTACAGGCTAGAGGTTTGTCTGAAATTGCGCGCGGATGCCAAGATATTGAGCTATCTGTTATGACTTTTACAGGATATCCCCTCGACGATCTCAATCAGAACCCAATGCCAGGAGTTTCAGATCTACTTATTCACACTGACATTTTAGTTGATGGCCCTTTTGTATTGGAAAATCCTGAGCGGACAAGAAACTGGGCTGGATCAATAAATCAGCAATTCCACTTTCTTTCTGAGCGCTACAAAGCTGGCATCGAGTTCGATCCTGCTTATAGCCGCGGGTTTGAACTGCGAATATTTGATGATGGCAGAGTACGGACGAATGGATGGCCTTTGGGGAGTATCAATAGGGTCTGGACACGCTAA
- a CDS encoding chitobiase/beta-hexosaminidase C-terminal domain-containing protein has product MESANFKMPVFSSNHGGGAAGSSQYQLSKSVIPRQPVGLSTSANFQVQAEVLDHGLSTAPSCGVFISQDNVAANDPAVSLDLICSDPDGCEEVSISNNGFNWPVTQPFTTTTSWTLSPGDGEKKVFVKYKDTTGEWSGICGDSINLDTRAPTASATLQGDTFIGTQNVSLVASEPATIYYTIDGSEPTTASTLYTTPLDLTVNTTLKFFAVDLAGNNGPVATEDYTICTGTGLSITGAVRDALLNQNVPLAVINLKTGQQTVSNPSGNYSFTGLAAGYYSIDSVSITAPGYVTYQKELTLCQANIVNDISLTKDTTVLGTGSSSGYSGDNVNTSTGNYAYNRSDLAIPGRGIPFAFDRTYNSQDGSDGPLGFGWTHNYNISLTEEAGGEVSIRWGEGRTETWIPDGGGGYIPMYGVFSILTKNLDTSFNLRLKDMTEYNFDPTGLLTSIADEYSNTISFSYSSGNLASVTDTVGRIINFTSDVNGRITSITDPINRSATFSYDVNGNLVSATDLDGNATTFTYDIYHRILTVVDPLGNIVLTNTYDDQKNVIAAQKGALGGETLYSYDVEQRRTQIIDRLGNISYHYYDDLLRLICEVDALGYSAHYEFDERGNLISVTDKNGNITNYAHDANGNVLTKTEPLGRVTSATYDADNNPLTRTDANTNTTTFTYDGQGSLLTVTDALNNVTTYTYDAYGQMETVTDDLSNVTTNYYDIYGNRVSVVDALTNTHTYTYDVVGRKISESHPLGRGTLFTYDNLDRLVSVTDALGGGSLFTYDANGNKTEHLDANGNKTTFAYDARDRLISKTTPMNETETYVYDLLDRRIAVTSPLGSVTSLVYDKIGNVNQTLDAMGNVSRSEYDANGNKLKTTDPMGNETLFVYNALNWLLSTTDALGNTTSFTYDSNGNRLTVTDARSKTLTSTYDVLNRLLTVADPLNNVTTNTYDDLGRLLTVTDARNNTTSFTYDEIGRLVTVTDAENGIVTAAYDELGNRISLTDTRSKTTNYEYDVLNRLTRVEYPIGDAVTTAETMVYDLVGNLLSFTNADGTTTYSYDQNYRLLLKTDPDSATFSYTYDAEGKRLTADGGVGTTTFTYNSLGQVSATTDPHGLTVSYTYNPAGSRTSIRYPGNKIVYYTYDELNRLASVSDWGGVSTTYAYDDAGRLAAKTFGNGSVESFTYDDSGRLLTKEDRDPASALIAGYTFTMDGVGNRTAVDMTQPLVPLLDNDSDVFTHDDGNRVLTGTGETFTHDDLGNRTSLDDGGVITDYTYNHDDLLTGVAKGTDFFSYQYNADGQRLASVNKGIETRYLLDVIGEMEFVLAEMDDSNAVSKYYIYGDGLLYSIDGTTGERLYFHYDPIGSTVAITDATGSVTDKYSYLPFGELNRSETTHDNPFLYVGKFGVMQEPTGLQFMRARFYDPGTRRFMSKDPVKGGMNNSQSLSPYAYVQGNVTSSVDPRGELLTSVLGLITSSTVQYFDQNPQTNLQTMLAAAELNLKAMTLTSAANFVGKASLAIAAGWEIGMFGVGLYEGFKGKKYEAQWSATHWVGYAKGYTYAARLDNLRYMYNRVKNGCSPFDEECIYRKSIEKSSEFAGNGEIVSYEQASDVYSQETNGSSDAATEDRSGGGVNWDNIVLSVSCVADCGQEETETRSEREIYKEEQRRKRKDRDRRKAKRQQAKANQKRMYENYARSVSKHSVIVYDLNALPSFNSGGGGGVYSR; this is encoded by the coding sequence ATGGAAAGCGCCAACTTCAAGATGCCGGTGTTCTCATCCAACCATGGCGGCGGAGCGGCCGGTTCCAGCCAGTACCAGTTGTCAAAAAGTGTTATCCCCCGCCAGCCGGTAGGTCTTTCAACCAGCGCCAATTTTCAGGTGCAGGCCGAGGTGCTGGATCATGGACTTTCAACCGCACCTTCCTGCGGGGTCTTCATCAGCCAGGATAATGTTGCGGCCAATGATCCGGCCGTCAGCCTCGATCTGATCTGTAGCGATCCGGATGGCTGTGAAGAGGTCTCTATTTCCAACAACGGTTTCAATTGGCCGGTCACCCAGCCTTTCACCACTACTACCAGCTGGACTCTTTCTCCTGGAGATGGCGAGAAGAAGGTCTTCGTAAAGTACAAGGATACTACTGGCGAATGGTCCGGAATCTGCGGCGATTCAATTAATCTGGACACTAGGGCTCCGACCGCTTCGGCTACCCTGCAGGGCGATACTTTCATAGGTACCCAGAACGTCTCTCTTGTTGCCAGTGAGCCGGCCACAATTTATTACACAATCGACGGAAGTGAACCGACTACAGCCTCAACCTTATATACAACCCCGCTCGACCTGACTGTAAATACCACTCTCAAATTCTTTGCTGTAGACCTGGCCGGAAACAACGGTCCGGTTGCCACCGAGGATTACACGATCTGCACAGGCACCGGCCTGTCAATTACAGGCGCGGTTAGAGATGCCCTGCTCAACCAGAATGTTCCCCTGGCGGTGATCAACCTGAAAACCGGCCAGCAGACAGTCAGCAATCCTTCCGGCAATTACTCCTTCACTGGTCTGGCTGCCGGCTATTATTCAATCGACTCGGTCAGCATCACCGCCCCCGGCTATGTCACCTATCAGAAGGAACTCACTCTCTGCCAGGCCAATATTGTTAACGACATCAGCCTGACCAAGGACACTACTGTTCTTGGTACCGGTAGCAGTTCCGGTTACAGCGGCGATAACGTCAATACCTCCACCGGCAACTATGCCTATAACCGGTCCGATCTGGCGATTCCTGGTCGCGGCATTCCCTTTGCCTTTGACCGTACCTATAACTCCCAGGATGGTTCCGACGGACCTCTTGGTTTTGGCTGGACCCATAATTACAACATCTCCCTCACTGAAGAAGCAGGCGGCGAGGTCTCCATCCGCTGGGGTGAGGGCCGGACCGAGACCTGGATTCCGGATGGTGGTGGCGGCTACATCCCGATGTACGGGGTTTTCTCGATTCTGACCAAGAACCTGGATACCAGCTTCAATCTTCGTCTCAAGGATATGACTGAATACAACTTCGATCCTACCGGACTTTTGACTTCCATCGCTGACGAGTACTCAAATACCATCTCTTTCTCTTACTCTTCCGGAAACCTTGCATCGGTAACCGATACTGTTGGTCGCATTATTAATTTCACCAGTGATGTTAATGGACGGATAACCAGCATCACCGATCCGATCAACCGATCGGCCACTTTCTCTTACGATGTTAACGGCAATCTGGTTTCAGCCACAGACCTGGACGGCAATGCCACCACCTTCACCTACGACATTTACCATCGGATTCTGACCGTGGTTGATCCCCTCGGTAACATTGTTCTTACCAACACCTATGACGACCAGAAGAATGTCATTGCCGCTCAGAAGGGTGCTCTTGGTGGCGAAACTCTCTACTCCTATGATGTGGAACAACGTCGAACTCAGATCATCGATCGCCTGGGCAACATCTCATATCATTATTACGATGATCTTCTACGGTTAATCTGCGAAGTCGATGCACTTGGCTATTCAGCTCATTACGAATTTGATGAAAGAGGTAACCTGATCAGTGTTACCGACAAGAACGGTAATATTACCAACTATGCCCATGACGCAAACGGCAATGTTCTGACCAAGACCGAACCGTTGGGACGGGTGACTTCCGCTACATACGATGCGGATAACAACCCGTTGACCAGGACCGATGCCAACACCAACACGACCACCTTCACCTACGATGGTCAGGGTAGCCTGCTGACTGTCACCGATGCCCTGAATAATGTTACGACCTATACCTATGATGCTTATGGGCAAATGGAGACAGTGACCGATGATCTGAGCAACGTCACCACCAATTATTACGATATTTATGGTAACCGGGTCTCGGTGGTTGATGCGTTAACCAACACCCATACCTACACTTATGACGTGGTGGGGAGAAAGATCTCTGAATCTCATCCACTTGGGCGGGGTACTCTTTTCACATACGATAATCTGGATCGGCTGGTTTCGGTCACTGATGCTCTGGGAGGGGGAAGTCTTTTCACTTACGATGCCAACGGCAACAAGACCGAGCATCTCGATGCCAATGGCAACAAGACTACTTTTGCCTACGATGCCAGGGATCGGCTGATCAGCAAGACCACCCCGATGAACGAGACCGAGACTTATGTCTACGATCTGCTTGATCGGCGGATCGCAGTGACCAGCCCGCTCGGTTCGGTTACCTCCCTGGTCTACGACAAGATCGGGAACGTCAACCAGACCCTTGATGCCATGGGCAATGTCTCCCGTAGCGAGTACGACGCCAACGGCAACAAGCTTAAAACTACCGACCCCATGGGCAATGAAACACTCTTTGTTTATAACGCCCTTAATTGGCTGCTCTCCACCACCGATGCCCTGGGCAACACTACTTCATTCACCTATGATAGTAATGGTAACCGTCTGACCGTTACTGACGCCCGGAGCAAGACCCTCACCTCGACCTATGATGTTCTGAACCGGTTGTTGACCGTTGCCGATCCGCTTAATAACGTCACCACCAATACTTACGATGACCTGGGGCGGTTGTTAACCGTCACCGATGCCCGCAATAACACCACCAGTTTTACCTATGACGAAATAGGCCGATTGGTTACGGTCACCGATGCAGAAAACGGGATAGTTACCGCTGCCTACGATGAACTGGGCAACCGGATTTCACTGACCGATACCCGCAGTAAGACAACGAACTATGAATACGATGTCTTAAACCGTCTGACCCGGGTCGAATACCCGATCGGTGATGCTGTCACAACTGCCGAGACTATGGTCTATGATCTGGTCGGCAACTTATTGTCGTTCACCAATGCAGATGGCACCACCACTTATTCTTATGATCAGAACTACCGGTTGTTGCTGAAGACCGATCCCGACTCGGCAACCTTTTCGTACACCTATGACGCAGAGGGAAAACGGTTGACTGCCGATGGTGGGGTTGGCACCACGACCTTCACGTACAACTCCCTTGGCCAGGTTTCCGCGACTACCGACCCCCATGGATTGACGGTGAGTTATACCTATAACCCGGCTGGCAGCCGGACATCGATCCGTTATCCGGGTAACAAGATTGTCTATTACACCTACGATGAACTTAACCGGCTGGCCTCGGTCAGCGACTGGGGCGGTGTTTCAACAACCTACGCCTACGATGATGCCGGGCGTCTGGCGGCCAAGACCTTTGGTAACGGTTCGGTAGAAAGTTTTACCTATGACGATTCCGGGCGGCTGTTGACCAAGGAGGATCGCGATCCGGCCAGCGCCCTGATTGCCGGATATACGTTTACCATGGATGGGGTCGGCAACCGCACTGCAGTCGATATGACCCAGCCTCTGGTGCCACTGCTCGACAACGACAGTGATGTCTTCACCCATGACGATGGCAACCGGGTGCTAACCGGCACCGGTGAGACCTTCACCCACGATGATCTGGGCAACCGTACCAGCCTGGATGATGGTGGTGTAATCACCGATTACACCTATAACCATGACGACCTGTTGACCGGGGTAGCCAAGGGGACTGATTTTTTCAGCTACCAATACAATGCCGATGGTCAGCGGCTTGCTTCTGTCAACAAAGGGATAGAGACCCGCTACCTGCTCGATGTGATTGGTGAGATGGAATTTGTCCTGGCCGAGATGGATGATAGCAATGCGGTCAGCAAGTATTACATCTATGGTGATGGTTTGCTTTATTCTATAGATGGCACCACTGGCGAACGGCTCTATTTCCACTATGATCCGATCGGTTCCACCGTGGCGATTACAGATGCCACCGGCTCAGTAACCGACAAGTACTCTTACCTGCCGTTTGGCGAGTTAAATCGTAGCGAGACCACCCACGACAATCCCTTCCTCTATGTTGGCAAGTTCGGAGTTATGCAGGAGCCGACCGGTCTCCAGTTCATGCGAGCCAGGTTCTATGACCCAGGGACCCGTAGGTTTATGAGTAAGGACCCGGTTAAGGGTGGTATGAATAATAGTCAGAGCTTGAGTCCATATGCATATGTACAAGGCAACGTGACTTCTAGTGTTGATCCAAGGGGTGAGTTGTTAACTTCAGTTTTAGGATTGATTACATCGTCAACGGTTCAATATTTCGACCAGAACCCTCAAACTAACTTGCAGACGATGCTTGCAGCGGCGGAACTAAATTTAAAAGCTATGACTCTGACATCTGCGGCAAATTTTGTTGGTAAAGCCTCGCTTGCTATTGCCGCCGGTTGGGAAATTGGAATGTTTGGTGTCGGATTGTATGAAGGGTTTAAGGGTAAGAAATATGAGGCACAGTGGAGTGCCACCCACTGGGTAGGTTATGCGAAAGGGTATACCTACGCAGCAAGATTAGACAACCTTAGATACATGTACAATCGAGTCAAAAACGGCTGTAGTCCTTTTGACGAGGAATGCATTTATAGAAAAAGCATAGAAAAATCTTCTGAATTTGCGGGGAATGGGGAGATCGTCTCTTATGAGCAAGCTAGCGACGTGTATAGCCAAGAAACTAATGGCTCATCAGATGCCGCTACTGAAGACAGATCAGGCGGCGGAGTTAACTGGGACAATATAGTCCTCTCGGTTTCCTGTGTTGCAGATTGTGGCCAAGAAGAAACCGAAACCAGGTCGGAAAGAGAGATATATAAAGAAGAACAGCGGCGGAAACGTAAAGATAGGGATCGGCGTAAGGCAAAGCGGCAACAGGCAAAAGCCAACCAGAAAAGAATGTATGAAAACTATGCCCGGTCGGTTAGTAAGCATTCTGTAATAGTTTACGACCTTAATGCCCTGCCTAGTTTTAACTCAGGTGGCGGCGGCGGGGTTTACTCCAGATAA